The Spirochaetota bacterium genomic interval ACTTACAATCAATCGAAAGCAAAGGTGAAATATCTAAAGAAGTTATGAGAGAAGTTGCTGGAGCAACATTTTAATATTCAAAAATGGAAAAAAAAATAAAAGTAATGATTGTGGATGATTCCGCCTCGGTTCGCAAGGTTATTGGCGAAATTATCGACTCAACCCCAGATATGGAGTTGATGGCTGCTGCGCATGATCCCATTATTGCGATGCACCATCTCAAGAATCAATGGCCTGATGTGATGATTTTAGATATAGAAATGCCTCGCAAGGATGGCATAACATTCTTAAAGGAGATAATGAGGGATAGACCTACTCCTGTAATCATATGTTCAACACTTGCTGAAAAGGATGCAGAGATCACAATGGAGGCCCTCTCATCAGGCGCTGTTGAAGTTATTACAAAACCAAAGGTTGGAATAAAGGACTTTCTCAATGAGTCTATTGTTACAATCACGGATGCTGTACGATCAGCCTACAATGCAAAGGTAAGTAGACTAACGCTAAAGTCCAGTCAGAAATTATCGGCTCCTCCTAAACTTACTGCTGATGTTATACTGTCTCCACGAGCTGAGAAAAGTGTTGTAACCAGCAAGGAAAAATTTGTAGCGATAGGGGCATCAGCAGGTGGCACTAACGCGATAGAGAACGTGTTAAAAGCATTACCTAGTAGTTCACCGGGCATAGTTATCGTTCAGCATATGCCAGAGAAGTTTACCAATGCCTTTGCTCAACGTTTAGATAGGCTCTGTGACATTGAAGTGAAAGAGGCAAAGGATGGCGATGAGGTTCGAAATGGCTGTGCAATAATCGCACCCGGTAATCGCCATATGCTTATTTCTATAAAGGGTAAAAATTTATATGTTCAAATCAAAGACGGACCACGTGTATCCCGTCATCGACCTTCTGTTGATGTCCTTTTTCGATCTGTGTCTAAGGTAGCTGGGAAAAATGCTCTTGGCATTATTATGACCGGCATGGGTGATGATGGAGCAGCTGGTATGATGGAGATGCATAATGCTGGAATAAAAACCATAGCCCAGGATGAAGAGACATGCGTTGTCTTTGGTATGCCTCATGAGGCAATTAAACTTGGCGGTGTGGATGAAATATTGCCATTGAATAAAATGGCGGATGCTATAATTAGTTATTGTAACTAAAAAGAAACAGAGGTGAGTATATGAATCATCAAATATTCGAAAATTTAAGAGAGAAGGCTGATGAATTCGGTTCTATAGCTAAAAAGGTAAATGAATCTTCAAAGACAAGAAAAGCATGCTCTGAGAAAGCTATGGAATATATCGATAAATCCCTAAAGATTGGTGAGGTCTTAAAGAAAGACCTTGAAACAGTTGCAAATACGAATATTATAATGAGAGACCAAGATAACGTTGTATTGAATACATGCGTAATTCTCAAGTCAAACATCAATGAGCAAATTGATATGATTAATGATCTGAAGAAGAGTGTTTCCATTAATGCTGATATTATTGAAGACTGCATATCAAAAATTAACTATCTGTCTGAAGCGATAGATGATGCCTTATCAAATATCCAGAAAATAATTAAAATGGATAATGAAATAATCCTTATAGATGATAAGATCTTAATGTGCAAACAATTACAGCAGGATTCTCTAAAAACATTAAAGGAGATAACAAAAATTAGCCTTCAGGATGCAAAGAAGGCTATCAAGGGTTCATCCTCTAATTTGGAACGCGGTCTGCAAATGGTGGAGAAATTTCAAAATGTTCAGCAATTGATTGAGGATAATAATCTCTCTGAATTGAATAATCTCATCAAAGAGGCAAGAAAGGGATGGAATATCGCTGTTGATGTAAATAAGAGTTCATCATCACAATATGAGTTTGCAGAAAAGGTAAATAACTTTACTAAGCAACTGCACAGAGATTCAATCTCATTAAGGGATATGGTTGTAGAGAAACATAGAATTTTTGAAGAGAATCTTCAATACATTACTGTTCTTACCGTAATACTATCGCTTAAGTTTAAGAAATATCTTCAGATTGAAGAGTCGCTTGATAAGATGGAATATAACGGCGATATTCATGAATTAATTAATCGAATTATGATCAATGTAAAAATAGCCTGTAAAGACATAAAGAATGTGAGTTCCCTAAACTATGATATGGCTGACAGCAGCCATCTCAATAATGAGATTGAGGATAAAGCGGTAAAATCTACAGAAAAGGAAATTGAATATTACGACAGCACAGCAAAGGAAGTTGGGGTTATGACTGAAGCAACCAAATATCCAATAGAGGGTTCAGGCAAGAATATTAAAAATGGACAAATTCTAGAAGATTATCTAAAAAATCTTCTAGATCAGGAGAAGCATTGATTAAGCATATATTTTAATAAATAAAGGAAGATTGGATTGCTTATGAGTGATGTCCAAAAAATAATAGAAGGCATATCAACCATTGTTAATGAGATAACGGAGACAGCAAGATATGTGAATAGTGATTCGCATAAGAGAAAGAGTATTACCTCAAATAGTCTATCATTAATTGAAAAATTGATTGAAGAGAGCGGGACCCTGAAAACAAAATTTGGGGAAATACTCCAATATCTAAAATCCTCATATAATGGCATTGATAGCAATTCAGGGGAATTTAAATCAAATGTTGAACATTTTTCAGATATTCTTTTAAATCTCGATAATATTAAGAAGACATTGAATACCCTTGAAAGTGAGATAGATAATCTGAATAATATAATCGAAGAGATTAAGAACGATACAGAAGAGATTTTTTTATTAGCGATAAATGCATCAGTTGAATCTAGCAAATATTCGCATAATGCAAAGGTATTCGATGTCCTTGCCAACAAATTAAATGAGATGTCGAATTTTATTAATCAAAACCTAATTAGCATAGTAGATGTTGTGGACCCGATTATCGATGGCATTGGAAAATTGATCAATGAAAATTCAATTATTCTAAATGATATTACTGAGGGCCATAAAAACTTCATAGAATTTACGGACATACTTGATAAACAGAAAAATGCGGTTAATGAGTTGATGTTAAAGGTAAATACATCAGCGGAAAAAATAAATGACCAGAAAATGATGCTTGAAGATATAAACGAAAAAGTAGGTCAGATGGATACAGATGCAATTGGAGCGATCACGGGTTCTGGAAA includes:
- a CDS encoding chemotaxis response regulator protein-glutamate methylesterase — its product is MEKKIKVMIVDDSASVRKVIGEIIDSTPDMELMAAAHDPIIAMHHLKNQWPDVMILDIEMPRKDGITFLKEIMRDRPTPVIICSTLAEKDAEITMEALSSGAVEVITKPKVGIKDFLNESIVTITDAVRSAYNAKVSRLTLKSSQKLSAPPKLTADVILSPRAEKSVVTSKEKFVAIGASAGGTNAIENVLKALPSSSPGIVIVQHMPEKFTNAFAQRLDRLCDIEVKEAKDGDEVRNGCAIIAPGNRHMLISIKGKNLYVQIKDGPRVSRHRPSVDVLFRSVSKVAGKNALGIIMTGMGDDGAAGMMEMHNAGIKTIAQDEETCVVFGMPHEAIKLGGVDEILPLNKMADAIISYCN